GCGACGGATCCGCCTCCAGGATGCGGCGGAACTCGGCCGGCTCGGCGGCGCCGCGCACCGTGGAGCGCCGGATCCAGGCCACGCCCTCGCGCGGCGCCTCCCGGTTGACCCCCCACCGCGACGTCGCGACCACCCGGTAGCCCGCGGCGCCCAGCAGCGGCCGCAGGGACCGGCGGGGCGCGTCGCCGCCCGGCAGCGCGAGGGCGACCGTCTCCTGGCCGAGGGCCGCGTCGATCTCCGCGCGCGCGCCCCCGACCTCCCGCTCGACCCCCGCCGCGTCCAGCTCCGAGAGGAAGGGGTGCGTCCGGGTGTGCGAGCCGATCTCCATTCCCGCCTGCCGCATGGCCCGCAGCTGGTCCCAGGTGACGTAGCCGGGCTGCCCGACCCGCGTCGTGATGACGAAGAACGTCGCGGTCATGCCGCGCGCCACCAGCTCCGGCAGGGCGTGCGCGTAGTGGCCGGCGGTGCCGTCGTCGAAGGTGATCGCGACCCGCGGGCCGGCGCCCGGGCGCGCGGCCTCGCCCACGGAGCAGCCGCGGCAGCCGGCGGCGGCGATGGCGTCCAGGTGCCGGCCGAACGTCTCGCGCGAGACGGCGAAGTAGTCCGCGACCGAGCGGCCCGGCTCGGACCCGGTGACCTCGTGGTACATCAGGCACACCCAGCCGCGGCTCACGTCGCCGGGAGCGCGGCCGGCCGCGGCGCCGCCACCTCGCCCAAAATGCCGAGCAGCTCGGCGGCCCGCTTCTCCCAGGTGTGCCGGCGGGCGACGGCCTGCCGGCGCGCGCGGGCGGCCGGGTCGCGCTCGGCCAGCGCGCCCGCCACCGCGGCCGTGAACGCCGCGCGATCGGCGGCGACGGTCACGCTGTCCCGGTACTTGAGGACCTCCGGGATGTCGGTGGTCACGACGGGGATGCCGGCGGCGAGATACTCGAGCAGCTTGAGCGGATCCACCGCGCGCGTCCAGTCGTTGAGCACGTACGGGATGATGCCGACGTCGAACGCCTGCACGTAGGCCGGCAGGTCGGCGTAGGGCCGCGGGCCGAGCAGGTGGACGTTCGGGAGCCGCAACGGCTCCACGTCCACGGAGACGGGGCCCACCAGCACGACGGAGCCGCCGGGATTCCGGGCGGCGAGATCGCGGATCATGTCGAGATCGCAGCACGCGCTGACGCCGCCGGCGAAGCCCACCAGCGGCCGGGGGAGCCGCGCCAGCTCGGCCGGCACCGGCCGCGGCGCCGAGAAGTGGTCGTAGTTCACGCCCTGCGGCAGGTAGTGCGTCCGGCCCGTGCGCGGGACCTTGGTGAGCGTGAGGCTCTTCGCCGTGCACACCACCGCGTCCACGCGGGCCAGCAGGCGCTGCTCGAGCGGGCCGATCATCTCGGCGGTGGCGCTCGGCAGGTGGAGGAAGTCGTCCATGCAGAGGTAGACGGCGCCGCGCTCGCCGAGCCGCCCGAGCGCGCCCACCGACGGCGGCGAGCCGGTCACGACCAGCGGCGGCACGCGGGCCCCGAGCCCGGCGAGCGCCCCGCGGATGGCGCCCACCATCGCCCGCACGTTGTAGCGGTAGACGAGCGGATGGTCGTGCCAGGGAAAGACGCGCGGCTGC
This is a stretch of genomic DNA from Gemmatimonadales bacterium. It encodes these proteins:
- a CDS encoding polysaccharide deacetylase family protein, which codes for MSRGWVCLMYHEVTGSEPGRSVADYFAVSRETFGRHLDAIAAAGCRGCSVGEAARPGAGPRVAITFDDGTAGHYAHALPELVARGMTATFFVITTRVGQPGYVTWDQLRAMRQAGMEIGSHTRTHPFLSELDAAGVEREVGGARAEIDAALGQETVALALPGGDAPRRSLRPLLGAAGYRVVATSRWGVNREAPREGVAWIRRSTVRGAAEPAEFRRILEADPSLSARRRLRESVLGSLRRLLGPTRYARWRRAFLGAARKPRD
- a CDS encoding glycosyltransferase yields the protein MTLPSGTPIVVFGDDWGRNVSTMQHLFRWIIPDFPVVWVNGIGHRKPRLGMADVGRALHKARAMLGGAKTSVLVGGAGYPDPAVVVQPRVFPWHDHPLVYRYNVRAMVGAIRGALAGLGARVPPLVVTGSPPSVGALGRLGERGAVYLCMDDFLHLPSATAEMIGPLEQRLLARVDAVVCTAKSLTLTKVPRTGRTHYLPQGVNYDHFSAPRPVPAELARLPRPLVGFAGGVSACCDLDMIRDLAARNPGGSVVLVGPVSVDVEPLRLPNVHLLGPRPYADLPAYVQAFDVGIIPYVLNDWTRAVDPLKLLEYLAAGIPVVTTDIPEVLKYRDSVTVAADRAAFTAAVAGALAERDPAARARRQAVARRHTWEKRAAELLGILGEVAAPRPAALPAT